A genomic segment from Salvia splendens isolate huo1 chromosome 13, SspV2, whole genome shotgun sequence encodes:
- the LOC121761301 gene encoding uncharacterized protein LOC121761301 encodes MDELEFNKRRHVPAFGSWDCNGDLPFTQCFETAREAGERDLYVAGDLYDSDGFTPAMIVVPRHRGKISRNKDGKKKKGRVVWNCEFKLKTPPSPAESPAVATPRRPPPKAADEDLYKISPDLLRAQSKRKRGWKLLWSCLPPCA; translated from the exons ATGGAT GAATTGGAGTTTAATAAGAGGAGGCATGTTCCTGCGTTTGGGAGCTGGGATTGCAATGGCGATTTGCCGTTCACGCAGTGCTTTGAGACGGCGAGGGAGGCTGGTGAGCGTGACTTGTACGTCGCCGGTGATTTGTATGATAGTGATGGCTTCACTCCTGCTATGATTGTTGTACCTCGCCACAGA GGAaaaatttcaagaaataaaGATGGGAAAAAGAAGAAGGGGAGAGTGGTGTGGAATTGCGAATTTAAGTTGAAAACACCGCCAAGCCCAGCCGAGAGCCCGGCGGTGGCTACACCGCGTCGGCCGCCGCCCAAAGCTGCGGACGAGGATTTGTACAAAATCTCCCCGGACCTCCTCCGTGCCCAATCAAAAAGG AAGAGAGGATGGAAATTATTGTGGAGCTGCCTACCTCCTTGCGCCTAA